One Myxococcus stipitatus genomic window, CTGAGTCCCGCGAGCCGAGAGTCGGCGCAGCTTCACCGCCTCCGGCCTCCCGGCCGGCATGGGCTTCCTGATCCAACGGCCCGCTGCTCGCCACGGATCTCGACGACAACGTCGAACGCGACGCCCCCACGACGAACACCCGGCCGAACCTGGGCAAACCCTGACCCACCCCGCGACACCGACATGAGCGCCTTCGCCTGGACGCATCATCTCCAGGCGGAGGCGTTCTCATGTGGCGGGTACTTTTCCATCGGACGCGAATGCCTCCGCATGAGACCGGGCGCACCACGCCGCGCGGGCGCCCCGGCCCCTCGCCACTGGTCGGATGGGCGGGGGGCTGTGGCAGACTCCCCGGACGGGGTGCGCAATCGGCTCGATGAGGCGGCTCAGCACAGGGGACCTGGTAGATGGCCACGTGGAATGACCTCATCCTGGCAACGCCCCGGCAGCTCGCCGGCAAGCTCCAGGACGAAGGCGCGACCGCGTTCCTGGAGACGTTCCTGCGCACCGAGGAGGAGCAGGCCGCCCTGCTCGACCACCTCCACCGAGGCGCCCCTCCGCCGAAGGAAGGGGCCTTCAACGACGGCCGCGTCCACCTGGAGGCCGCCACCCGCCCCTACTGCGCCCGCGACGAGCGGATGGAGCTGGTCCGCTCCGCGAGCCAATGCTTCACGGAGGCGCTGCGCCTCGAGCGGGACACCGCGCGTCTGTCATTGATTTCCCTCCACCTGGGCATCTGCGGCCTGCTGCTCGGAGGGCCCAAGGACGCCCGCGAGTGGACGAGCATCGCCCACCAGACGGCCGTCGAGGCCCTCAAGGGCATCCTCTCGCATGCGATGGCGGAGCGGGCGCTCTCGCGCAATCGCTATCTGGGCGGCATGCTCAACTTCATCATCTTCTTCACCAGCTCCGCGACGCTCGGCGCGGGCTATCTCGTCTGGGACCGGGTCCTGAGCAAGCGGACCGACAAGGTCCTGCGTCGCGCGATGGAGCGGATGGAGCCCCTGGCGCGCTACATCGAGACGGTGCGGGAGATCCGCCTGCGACTGGGCGAGCCCGCCTCCGTGGTCCCCCGCTACGAGGTGACGCCCACGCTGGACGCGAGCGACTTCCTCTCGCAGCTCAGCATCCGCACCGTCCTGGGTGACGACGACGCCCTCGACTTCAACGGCCGGGAGACTCGCCGCGCGTCCCGCGGTGCCCCCGCGCGGGACACTCCGTACAACCACTGACACGCCACACCGCCTCCTCGCGCGACGGCCCGCCCCGGAGCGCTCCCGGACGGGCCGCGCGAGCCACGCGCCGCGACGGATGCGTCACGGCGCCCGGGCATCAGGGGCAGTACTGCGCCCGGCAGGCCTCGAACGCCTGCGAGCAGAGGACCTTCTGCGGATACGTCTCCGCCGTGGAGTAACACTCTGCGCGTTCGGCCAGGCACGTGGAACAGTCCGCGAGCCCCTGCTCGACCGTGCCGTCGCCCGCGGCGGGCGGCTCCTCCATGTCGAACTCGCTCCCACCGCAGCCCGTCAACAGCGCTACCGCCAGCAGCCCTCTCACGAAGTTGCGCATCTTCACGCTCCTGTAACCGGGTTGTCGTTGCCCATGACTGTCATGGACGAGCCAGGATACAACGTCTTATCAAGCCTTGCGAGACCTGGATATTTAAAATTTCAGGACAAACACACTTGTCTTCATGAGGCGCCTCGCGAAAGGATGAGGCCTCCGTGTATGACCAATGCCAGTACAATCAGACGCTCTGGACGGACCACGAGGCCTGCATGGCCAACCGTGTCGACTGGCGATGGCGGCGGAAGCGCGCCGGTCAGCCACCCGCCCCCTCCGAGACGAACTGACGCGCAACGACTCAACCCGAAACAAGGCGAGGCACCATGAAGAATCGAGCACAGGGTATCTGGATGGCGGTCGTCGCGTGGATGTCGTGGGGCTGTGGCGGGACGACGCCGGGGAGCGAACCCGAGAACGCGCTGGGAGAGGAGCAGCGCGCGCTCGTCTCCTGTTCGACGTCCTGTCCCTCCGGGCCGTCCCTGTCGTGCTGGGGCTCCACCTGCTCCGCCGCGGACAACTCGTACGTGCAATGCGATGGCGTCTACCAGTACTGCCAGACGACACAACCCCCGCTCGACTGCAGCATCTCGAGCGAGTCGTGCGTGAACCTCGTGGGCACCGCGTGCAGCCCTCGCGGGGCCCAGCGGCAGTGCTGCCTGGAAGGACTGCCCACCGGCAACTGCACGTGCACCTTCAGCTACCAGTGGATGTGCACCGTCCCGCCGGAAGACCCCTGACCCCACGGTCCCGACACCCACGGGCCCCACCCGGACCTACACCTTCCGGCAGGCGACATCCCATCCCCGCGACGGGACAGGGAACAGGCCGAGACAAATCCTGATTTCAGGGACTTCCCCGGCGAGTACGTCAGACCCCTCCTCCATTGTTCGTGGAGGAGGTCGATGGTGACGACTCAGACGTTGTTGGTATTCGTGCCGGTGGTGCTCGCGCTCGTGGCGGCGGCGACCATCCGGCGCCCGCGTCGGCGGACGCGGCGAATCAAGGTTCGCGAGGGCTACCCGCCGGCCCCTCCCTCTCCCTTCGCCGGCTGAGCCGGGGCGCACGCTGCGCCCCGGCTCACCTGGCGCGAGCTCCCTCCCCCGAGTCAGCTCGCCTTCCGTCAGGCTCAGAAGTCCTTGATGCGGTCGACCAGGTCCTCGTGCTCGACGAACTGGTTGACGTTGCCCTGGATGTCCGCGATGCGGTGGTTGCGCTCGAGCTCCGCCGCGTCCACCACGTCCAGGTCGTTCCACTGGCGCAGGACGGCCTCCTCGGCGTCGGGGATGGGCTGCCCGTAGGTGGCGGAGAAGTAGAACATCGCGCGCGCGACGTTGCCCTTGTGGGAGTCCGGCGGCTCGAACACGGTGCGCCCCTGCGCGTCCGTGCCGAACTTCGCGCCGTTCTGGCTCCACTTCTCCTTCACGACGATGCCGAACGGGAAGTTGCCCCGCTTCGAGTTGGCCTTGCTGTCGGTGGGGAACAGGTGGTGCAGGTCGCTCTTGGCGGCCCCCGTGGCGCCCTTCGACTGGGGCCAGGTGTGCTCCACGTTCATGTCGTTGTTGGAGGGGATCTTCCCGCCCGTCGTCTCCCGGCCGGTGTAGACGCACTGGACCTTGCCGTCGACCACGTCCAGCTCGGAGAAGATGATCTTCCGGGCCTGGTCGTAGCTCTTGGTGCGCTTGTCGGAGGACGACTCCTGGATGGCGCGCAGCAGCGCCGCGTCGCGCAGGCCCTCGAACGGATCGCTGGACTCGGAAGGCTCCGCGGGGACCGGCGTCGTCGGCGCGGACGGGTCCGCGGGCGTGGTCGGCTTCGGCTGCGTCTTCTTCGCGGCCGGCGCGGCCTCGAAGGTGTCCTTCAGCCCCAGGGCCGTGGACCGACGCACCAGGGACGCGGCCTTCGGCTCGGCGCGCACGCGCGGGTCGGTTCCGGAAGCCGGGGAAGTGGCGGGGAGACGGGTCAGCGGGCGGGGGGAACCGACGACGGTCATGCCTGGGTTATCGTCCACCCGATCCACCAGTTGCGTTGCGTGCCGACAAAAAATACGACTGGGACCGCAAGTCCCAGCCCAGGGCCGGCGGGGCAGCACTCCGCGTCCCTCCCAGCGAGCGTCCCGTGGCCGAGCGTTCCACCATCCTCGTCGTCGATGATGATCCGCACCTGCGCGACATCGTCCGCTTCGCGCTGGAGCAGGGGGGCTTCCGCGTGGAGGAGGCGGCGGATGGACGGTCGGCGCTGGAGCAGGTGGCGCGCGTGGGGCCCGCCCTCCTCGTGCTGGACATCATGATGCCGGAGATGGACGGGCTCGCCGTGTGTCGGGAGGTCCGCCGTTCGCGCGAGGTCCCCATCGTCTTCCTGTCCTCGCGCGACGACGAGGTGGACCGCATCCTCGGGCTGGAGATGGGCGGCGACGACTACCTCACCAAGCCCTTCAGTCCCCGGGAGCTGGTGGCCCGGGTGAAGGCGGTGCTGCGCCGGGCCCGTCGCACGCCGACCCCGGAGCCCACGCCCGCCGCGGCGCGGCCCCTCGCCCGGGGCGCGCTGCGCATGGACGAGGAGCGCTGGCGGGCGTGGTGGGGCGAGCGCGAGGTGGTGCTCACGGTGACGGAGTTCCACCTGCTCGCGACGCTGCTGCGCGTGCCGGGCAAGGTCTTCACCCGCGACGAGTTGATGACGCGCGTCTACGACGACGGCGTGGTGAGCGACAGGACCATCGACAGCCATGTCCGCCGGGTGCGCCAGAAGTTCGCGGCGGCGGGCGGCGAAGTCATCGAGACGGTGCATGGGCTCGGCTATCGGCTCGCCATCCCCTAGCCCCCGGGCGCGGCCCCGGCTGTGGATGGTCTTCGCCGTGGTGGGCCTGGCCGGCTTCGTGCTCACGCTCGGAGGGCTGGCCTTCGTGCGCGTCTACGACGACCAGCTCATCCGCCAGACGGAGATGGAGCTCATCACCCAGGGCGCGGTCGTGGTGGAGGTCCACCATGCGCTGCTGGCCGGATACGTGGGGCCGCGC contains:
- a CDS encoding endonuclease I family protein, with the protein product MRAEPKAASLVRRSTALGLKDTFEAAPAAKKTQPKPTTPADPSAPTTPVPAEPSESSDPFEGLRDAALLRAIQESSSDKRTKSYDQARKIIFSELDVVDGKVQCVYTGRETTGGKIPSNNDMNVEHTWPQSKGATGAAKSDLHHLFPTDSKANSKRGNFPFGIVVKEKWSQNGAKFGTDAQGRTVFEPPDSHKGNVARAMFYFSATYGQPIPDAEEAVLRQWNDLDVVDAAELERNHRIADIQGNVNQFVEHEDLVDRIKDF
- a CDS encoding response regulator transcription factor: MAERSTILVVDDDPHLRDIVRFALEQGGFRVEEAADGRSALEQVARVGPALLVLDIMMPEMDGLAVCREVRRSREVPIVFLSSRDDEVDRILGLEMGGDDYLTKPFSPRELVARVKAVLRRARRTPTPEPTPAAARPLARGALRMDEERWRAWWGEREVVLTVTEFHLLATLLRVPGKVFTRDELMTRVYDDGVVSDRTIDSHVRRVRQKFAAAGGEVIETVHGLGYRLAIP